The Ptiloglossa arizonensis isolate GNS036 chromosome 9, iyPtiAriz1_principal, whole genome shotgun sequence nucleotide sequence TATACCTGTGACTCGTGATATCGATGGACAGAAAAATTCATCGTTATCTTTgtaatttcgattcaatttctttTCCTGCAAAAATGAGTATCCGTATCCGTATCTCTGGACACGATTGCATCGATGAAAGCGAATAGATTTCTGTGAAATATCAAATAAACCTCGACTTTACTCGTTTTATAACTAATTTATGTTACCAATTGAGAGTATCGAACAAAATTGGAGAAgcgaaattattaacaaccaagCCTTTGTATTCAAAGCGATAAATACAGATACCGAAAGATAGTAATCGCTCGCAGTACGAAAGAGCTTGTTGCAAAATACACGATGAAAGTTTTCCAAATGATCAAACAAGTAACGCTTCTTTGCGTTATTGGTACTCGTCGACAACCCAATTGAGGTTAGAACTATTTCTTCTATGAACTTTTGTCACAACTGTACAATTTAAACCGATCTTACACAGCCTTTCTATAACGTCACTGAAGATTAAGGTTATGTTggtgtttgtttctttcttacttTAGCAATTTCCATAACAATGCTTTACACGCTACCGATAAACCAATCGTTACACCGTCAAGACAAGAACGACTCTTAGTGTTTATACTTTACTATTACATCCAATGAGTTTATCACTGATCGACGTAAAGTTGACAAGAAACTAAAATTCCATAGAATGTGTGTAATAAAAACGTTAAACCTTGTTACTACGAAGCAACAGATAATAATATTACATTGCGTTCCAAACCTCGTATCGGTTTATAATCGAATTAGTTGTATCGTTGCATCGTGGCTTATAGTACAGTTACACGGTTAATGCTTGTCGAAAAACAAATAAGAACTATGGTAACGATTTATAGACTTAGTATTTCGTAGAAGGTATAAAACCACTGTTTTCGTGAAAATCCACAGAGTATTTGACACTAGTGTGTGGTTATCCGTTTCATAAATGAACCTCGAAACAAATTGCTTAATAGGGACGATCAAAGTACACGAAACACAGATTTCTAGCagtgaaaatacaaattttatcaaacgtTAGGAACCGATATAACCAATCTGTTATCGAGACATTCTCCTTTCAAGATGCAAGACATTTGCATTTAAGGTTGAACGAAAACTATTTTTAGTGTTCATTGTTCCAGGTAAATATTGATGCATAGACACTCAAGGAAATACGAGAAAATACATTCGGTGTACTTACTCTGCGGGTAGTACAGGATCTAGGAAGGGTGGTGCTGCTGGCAGAGTGGGTAGACACGGTGGTGGAGAACCGGTAAATTGTTTCGGTGGGATGCACGAACATCGGGCGGCACCGAACTTGCGTAGGGGCCGTCGTCTACGTTGCTCGTACACACTAGTACCGCTGTCCACGCACCACGTACACGTACCGTCATCCGGCGAAACCTGGAGGCTACGTAGCGCGTATATCCAAGTGGTCGAGGATCACGACACTATACGCACACGGAACGAAATACGGTACGACGAGACAAGGCACGACACAACACGACCACGACAACGCACGGGTACGCACAAATAAAAGTAACGACGGCTGCAAAACTGTTGAAACACCACCTCGAGGAAGCAAGATTCTTCGGAATAAATGTGACGGCGGGGGCTACGGATTAATATGGCCGTCCCTCGTTGACACGAAGTTTCGAGTCACGCGTAAAACGCAACGCCGTGGAAACGCGAAAAACAGGTTGACCAGGATATCGTCGACAAGAGAGAGGCTCGTTCGCGTAAGACGCGCACGCATTTGTTTCACTCGCGGCACCACACAACCACCCGCGATTCTACATGCAACTATTCACTTCCGTATCACCCTGCTATATTTTCCACGCGATCTCCagctttctcttctttcttttcttcctacctccgttcttcgtttgttcCTCTCTCTGTCACACACGATTCCCTTCAACCCCTCGATGAGCACGTTCCTTGCTCGTTTTTCCACTTTTCTTTCTCCTCTCTCCCGTTCCTCGTCGTTTTCGTCGAGCACTGCGAGAAGAGGGATCCAGTGAACACCGCACTCGCGTTTTTCTACTACCGACAACTTCCTCGCTGTATCGTTTCCTCGTACGAGCGCACCACGAGGGTCGTGGAAGCATTCGAGCGATCTCGTTCTCTTCACGCTTTTCGAGGACGTGACGCGGCCTTGCTGTGAACGACGTCAACATCACCACCGTACGCTTTCATGGCGGCCATCTTTTTCGAGATACGCGAACGCGAATCGCGGAACGGGAAACGCACACGCGTGTGTATACCGCACACATCCATACACGTGCGAGCCGCTCGCGCTACGTACGTACACGCAATATGGCCGACTACCACGAGACCTACCAACGAGACGGAGCCGAAAGAGACACTTGCGCGCACGCATACATACACAACTCGACCGTGCCAGCCTGGATATTTTGGACAGCGAACAGCTAGCCAGACGAACGGACCGAAGAACGGGGAACGGTTGACGTTCCTTGTTTAGCAGGGAATATGGCGCTACTGTCCGCTTTCGTTCTCCCTCTGTCCCGTCTTCGTGAAACTCCTCGACCAATCGCGACTCGATTCTCATTGTATTATAACACGTTCAGCGATCTagggattctccgattcttctctTTCGTAACCCTGGTTTGTTAGAACTTTACTTCCTCTCCGACACATTTAGCGCGcgaaatttcaatgaattttcttaattctttcATACCGTGCATGTTGGACAAATGTGTATCGATGGTTAATAATATGAAAAGTAAAGTCAAGTTCTTTTACGAATGAAACGATTGCGTTTTCATAAAGTTTTTATTTAAGTTTATTTAATGCGATATTTAACAGCCTAGGATTGTACGCTTAAGGTAGGaggtatcgataaaattcaccCAAACTTTCTTTTTCTGTAAATGCATCTATTTACTCGTAACGCTATAGTTTCaccataaaaataattcaatgatCACCGCTGCACTCTTTTAAAGGcaataaagtatttttaatcTATAAATATTACGTGTATCAAATTctcgtataaaataatattttcatatataaAACATCAATGTTTTCCTATACAAAATATCTGTATAGATACAAAGaggatttttttttcgtatgaGCATCCCAGGTTATACATTAACACAAACCAAATATTCAATCTTTACATGcacattaaatgcattaaaacAAGACTAAATGCATTCATTTTTTATAAACCTGCATTCTATAAATACAATGGaactttgtattaattttaatatggcAGTATGCTCTGCGCATTTCTATTTTTAACACGATGGAATCAATAATTTTACAGAATTcttcaaatttataattttaagacTTCTTGGACAGCGGCAACAATTTTATTCGCGCTAATTCCATATTTCTCCAACAATACGGATGGAGGGCCAGAACGTGGCACTTCTGAAACAGCTAGCTTCTTAACTATAATATCTTTTTCCAAAGCAACTGCCGATAAAACTGCATCGCCCAAACCACCTTCTGCGTAATGATCTTCGACCGTAACGATCTTTCCGCCAACTTCTTTGGCGTTCTTTACAATCAATTGAGCATCGAGTGGTTTAATCGTAAATGGATCGATCACTCGAACGTTTATTCCGGCTTTAGACAATTCGTCAGCAGCTTTGAGTGCTTCGTGTAATGTTACGCCAGCTCCAATGAGGAGAACTCGATCCTTCGCGGAAGATTTAACCACCTTACCCTTGCCGACAACAAATGGTTcttcatttttatataaaattgcaGTGGCAGGCCGAGAAGTACGTACGAAACAGATGCCCTTCGTATTGGCTGCCAATTCAATGGCGCGTTCTGTTGAAACGGCATCGCAAGGATAAAAAATGGTGGCACCAGGAATTGTACGGAACATAGCTATGTCCTCCAGACCCATTTGCGACGGACCGTCTTCTCCGATAGAAACACCACAATGAGATCCAACAAAGTTAACATTACTTTGTGAAATAGCACCCATACGGATCTGCGaaatttaagaatatttatattagtTAATGGTAAAACatttgaaagttttttttttctttctaagaCAACAAGTACCTGATCAAAAGCACGAGTAAAGAAAGTTGCAAAGGCTGACACAAACGCAATAGTCCTGTCTCTGCAAGCTGCACCAATCGCAACTCCTACAACATTTTGTTCGGCAATAAAACCTTCGATAAACCGAACTGGATCAACAGTCTTGATTTTTTCCGCGTATGTGGAATTTTTTGTATCACCGTCTAGAGCGATAACACGAGGATTACGTTTTGCCAGCTAAAAcaaaatataatgtaaaaaataaatagggaacaaaataataactttttaaAAGAAGGTGTACAAACCTTAGCTAAAGCAGTGCCATAAGCCAATCTTGTAGCTACTTGTTCTCCCAATTTGTAACTTGGAGGTGATGATAGTTTAACATTAGTGATGTCAACTACTGGAGCATCATCGACCAGTGGTTTCTGAGGATGTAACCCAAGAGGGCCAGAATTTTTCATCATTCCAGTTAAATGCTGTAATTAAATGATTCATTAATTTCTAGAACATATATACTTTTATGATATATAAATTCCAGTTCTTACTTGAATCACTTCATTTGCTTTATTGCCAAGAGGTTTCCCGTGCCAGTTTTCTAGATCTTCGATATTGGGGAAGTTTTTACCTTTAAATGTCTTTGCTAGAATAGCAGTTGGACGTCCTTTCGTATTTTGTGCTTCGTGGAAGGcctataaagtattatattacgTTTTCTGTGTACCCAATTAAACTTCTTGTATTCGAGCAAGCATACCTTTGCCAATTCTTCAACATCGTGACCATCGACGACCAAAGCATTGAAGCCAAAAGCTTCTAGTCTTTTACGATAAACTTCCATGTTATGTTGAAGAGACGTTGCTTCGCTTTGACCTAAACGATTTATGTCGAAAATCGCACAAAGATTGTCCAACTTATAGAAAGATGAAAAATGAAGTGCTTCCCATATTGAACCTTCTGCTGATTCTCCATCACCAATTAGACAGTACACACTGTAaatatattactattattttattaatatcctTTAGAAATAGGAGTAACCtatttctaaatttaaaattacattacTGCATTTGAATATTAGCATACCGATAATTAGCCTTATCAAAATTTTTTCCTACATAGGCCATTCCTGCTGCAACCGAGAGACCTTGTCCCAGAGAACCAGTTCCTACATCGACAAAATTAAGTCGTGGTGTAGGATGTCCTTCCAAATCACTatcaatttttctcaaatttaacAATTCACTTGTTGGGAAAAGACCTGCCTCAGCCCACGctgcaagtatataaataataaataccacATTTGATTTGATGATATATCGCGACAAAATCAATTAATATTTATGCGCGTAAAAAATTTACCTGCATACAGAATAGGAGCTGCATGACCTTTGCTCAGGACAAATCTATCGCTGCTCGGATCGCGCGGTGCCGATACTTTGTACCGCAtggtatgaaaaaataaaaccgaCATAATATCTGCCATTGAAGAACATGATGTTGGAtgactgaaaaaaaaatttatattaaattcaaaattgaaaaaaagattATTCAtgtaattttctaatattaaaaatagtattaaaatataaaagataTCACAATCGATCCGTAATCGCAATGAACTATTATCTAAGAGTTCAAAGGTCAGTTGTCTCGATCGTAAATACGATCGTTAAACATCGGAACccgaaaataccaaaaatcctTATTAcataatgtaatatatattcAATAAAACGACATAATAACATTTTtcgtagaaaaaaatttttttaaatttttgttttatacaTTAAGATGAATTTACTAAGGGGGTTATTTGAATTAGCAACGACTAAATAAgatattaaatatgaaataacGACAAAGTAAAATGAGAATTTGAAATTGGTGTTGATCTGAATGTACTGAAATATTATGTATGCTAGTTCGTTCTAAGGTcgtaatttcaaatttaataaagCTACAGaagatatatacatttttttccgCATTCTTCCATTTGTGTCCGCTTGTTGTGTTCGTCACACTTTACGAAATAATTACGACTAAACCAAAGAAAATATCTGCCGGCGGTGTGAATCATCACACACGGccgtaaatttgaaaattatcaaaTGTAACTTCGATCAATGTCAACTTACATTTGTCGAACAACGGAGGATACCAATTTTCGTAAACGTTTCAACGGATTGTGATCAGTCACCAAACAATTTTGCTATCTTCGTCAATGTATTACAGTAACTAAGATATTGATGCAACGGAATCCgaccaaaatatttattattaaaataataataaagcgtcataatatatattaataccaACAATTAAATTACTATCGTCGAATTTTTATTGCAATGAAACATTGTTTTCCATTAAATTCTGCGAAAACGGGTATAAGTATTACGAGAAAGTGTATACCTGTTTTTTCCATATTTTATCATTTGCATCTTTTTTTTACGTTCATCATATTTTACTACACGATTACGTCTCGTTTAAGCAAAGCATCTACTGACATAAATTATTACAATCATTCATAAAgttgaaagtaattaaaaacaattacgATAAATCAATTATTACGAGTTGTTCTAAACATTTAGAATGTGCCACATATAACCTTCAACGTatcaatataaatataaattcaataCTGGCAGACGATAATATaattctcgaataaaaaaaatttttaagtattcaAATTCTATCTAAAAGAAggcgttaaatatttttcgaaaaatatttcgttccatCGTACCCGCTTTTCGATGCCTCGGTCGCTTGAATGCTATCAATACGGAGTTTGTTCGCAAGGTCTTGAAgtttttccatgttcgtttcgcACACCATCGTGAATTAAAGGAAGAACCTCTCTCAAAATCGTCACCGTACAAGCGTTCAATAACAACTGAAGGGAGAGAGCCTTTCGCAAGTAACTGCGCGGCGGAACCCTCCCTACTTTCTTCCCGACTGATTATAGGAGATTTCAAAATCAATGCGTTTACGTTTCACGAGGGGGGATCCTTTTGGAATTCTTTACTCTGCTACATTAAGCTACGTTTCCACGTGTGCAACAAGTGACGCATACATTCGAAGCAGTTAAAAAGATTCATTTCTAAAAGTCATCTCGCACAAAAGAGATGTTAGAAGCGGTTCTCTGCACCATGCATCGTACAATGGAAATGTCGCTTAAGCGTTACTTGCCATATTATACATAGTGTTCTAAAATATACGATATTATCTGGGAAAGAATATCGTTCTTTTATACTAGCTTTTGTGTTTTAGAAAatcattttaacaaaaatttgctGTTGTGGATTCCAGTTAAATTCTATGGAACATTTCTCAATTACCTCGATGATAGTTGTTTTCTACTTATCACTTTacagtttttttttcataaagttATCTTTCACAAAAATTCCACATAACGGAACTGTTTAGTCGTTATCACATTTAGTTATCTCGAAGATTaatggggaaaaaaaacgttAGCTTTATAACAAAAGTATTTGTAGAACTTGTTTGTTGCCGAAAAATGTATTAATCGTACGATGTTAATTTACCGTCCAGTAAATATACAGATTTCTTCATCGTTTTTAACGCTAAAAAAACCTTAAATGACATTCCTAGCGAAAATGTCAACGTTCGGCACATAACTGTTCGATTTTATCGTACGGATGTTACGTAACAATTCTATAGTATATACCATTCTCGTATCATGCACGTGTCGCAAATGCCGTTGCTATGTGCAAAACCGTACGTAAGAAAAGTATAGAAGGCTTTCTGGAATTTGTCTTAACAAGTCTTTCGTTAGAAATTTTGAACTTGTCATTCCATAATGTTAATCGCGTTTATAGTTCATTACTATATCGTTATTCTTAACGTTACTGCGATCGACACTACGTTCGAAAATACGCTAAAGCGAAATGCATTTCGAGATCTATTCCTTTCAATCGATACCCGACGAAAAACTCATTGCATTTGTAGACAGAAAACTTTACTTAAAATTAGATTGCATTTATTCATCTACAACTTTCTAAAATATACCAATTATAAATGTTTGTATACGTACacgatggaaataaaaattcatgaaaATATTTAAGTACATTAACGTTATTCC carries:
- the LOC143150943 gene encoding transketolase-like protein 2 isoform X1 — its product is MANYHKPELKTIQELKDIATKLRIHSIDATQASKSGHPTSCSSMADIMSVLFFHTMRYKVSAPRDPSSDRFVLSKGHAAPILYAAWAEAGLFPTSELLNLRKIDSDLEGHPTPRLNFVDVGTGSLGQGLSVAAGMAYVGKNFDKANYRVYCLIGDGESAEGSIWEALHFSSFYKLDNLCAIFDINRLGQSEATSLQHNMEVYRKRLEAFGFNALVVDGHDVEELAKAFHEAQNTKGRPTAILAKTFKGKNFPNIEDLENWHGKPLGNKANEVIQHLTGMMKNSGPLGLHPQKPLVDDAPVVDITNVKLSSPPSYKLGEQVATRLAYGTALAKLAKRNPRVIALDGDTKNSTYAEKIKTVDPVRFIEGFIAEQNVVGVAIGAACRDRTIAFVSAFATFFTRAFDQIRMGAISQSNVNFVGSHCGVSIGEDGPSQMGLEDIAMFRTIPGATIFYPCDAVSTERAIELAANTKGICFVRTSRPATAILYKNEEPFVVGKGKVVKSSAKDRVLLIGAGVTLHEALKAADELSKAGINVRVIDPFTIKPLDAQLIVKNAKEVGGKIVTVEDHYAEGGLGDAVLSAVALEKDIIVKKLAVSEVPRSGPPSVLLEKYGISANKIVAAVQEVLKL
- the LOC143150943 gene encoding transketolase-like protein 2 isoform X2, producing the protein MVCETNMEKLQDLANKLRIDSIQATEASKSGHPTSCSSMADIMSVLFFHTMRYKVSAPRDPSSDRFVLSKGHAAPILYAAWAEAGLFPTSELLNLRKIDSDLEGHPTPRLNFVDVGTGSLGQGLSVAAGMAYVGKNFDKANYRVYCLIGDGESAEGSIWEALHFSSFYKLDNLCAIFDINRLGQSEATSLQHNMEVYRKRLEAFGFNALVVDGHDVEELAKAFHEAQNTKGRPTAILAKTFKGKNFPNIEDLENWHGKPLGNKANEVIQHLTGMMKNSGPLGLHPQKPLVDDAPVVDITNVKLSSPPSYKLGEQVATRLAYGTALAKLAKRNPRVIALDGDTKNSTYAEKIKTVDPVRFIEGFIAEQNVVGVAIGAACRDRTIAFVSAFATFFTRAFDQIRMGAISQSNVNFVGSHCGVSIGEDGPSQMGLEDIAMFRTIPGATIFYPCDAVSTERAIELAANTKGICFVRTSRPATAILYKNEEPFVVGKGKVVKSSAKDRVLLIGAGVTLHEALKAADELSKAGINVRVIDPFTIKPLDAQLIVKNAKEVGGKIVTVEDHYAEGGLGDAVLSAVALEKDIIVKKLAVSEVPRSGPPSVLLEKYGISANKIVAAVQEVLKL